The sequence below is a genomic window from Cicer arietinum cultivar CDC Frontier isolate Library 1 chromosome 6, Cicar.CDCFrontier_v2.0, whole genome shotgun sequence.
NNNNNNNNNNNNNNNNNNNNNNNNNNNNNNNNNNNNNNNNNNNNNNNNNNNNNNNNNNNNNNNNNNNNNNNNNNNNNNNNNNNNNNNNNNNNNNNNNNNNNNNNNNNNNNNNNNNNNNNNNNNNNNNNNNNNNNNNNNNNNNNNNNNNNNNNNNNNNNNNNNNNNNNNNNNNNNNNNNNNNNNNNNNNNNNNNNNNNNNNNNNNNNNNNNNNNNNNNNNNNNNNNNNNNNNNNNNNNNNNNNNNNNNNNNNNNNNNNNNNNNNNNNNNNNNNNNNNNNNNNNNNNNNNNNNNNNNNNNNNNNNNNNNNNNNNNNNNNNNNNNNNNNNNNNNNNNNNNNNNNNNNNNNNNNNNNNNNNNNNNNNNNNNNNNNNNNNNNNNNNNNNNNNNNNNNNNNNNNNNNNNNNNNNNNNNNNNNNNNNNNNNNNNNNNNNNNNNNNNNNNNNNNNNNNNNNNNNNNNNNNNNNNNNNNNNNNNNNNNNNNNNNNNNNNNNNNNNNNNNNNNNNNNNNNNNNNNNNNNNNNNNNNNNNNNNNNNNNNNNNNNNNNNNNNNNNNNNNNNNNNNNNNNNNNNNNNNNNNNNNNNNNNNNNNNNNNNNNNNNNNNNNNNNNNNNNNNNNNNNNNNNNNNNNNNNNNNNNNNNNNNNNNNNNNNNNNNNNNNNNNNNNNNNNNNNNNNNNNNNNNNNNNNNNNNNNNNNNNNNNNNNNNNNNNNNNNaataataataataataataataataataataataataataataataataataatttatttattttggggATGGAAAGCAGATACAAAAATTTGTCCAAATACAATAGCgtttatttaatgaaataaatgaaggcagattaattttaaaatctattttcaGTTTGGTGCTTTTTCTTTGTTcctttgtgtgtgtgtgtgttttttaaATTCAGAGGCATGGGTGATTCTTGATCTGGTGGAAAAATGTCATTCTAAAGAAATTTGTTATCGTTGCAATCTTTCATCATCTATGAACATCTCTTATTTTGCAATTACATTTTGCAGCATTATCCAAAAGGCTAGTAATGCATTGGAAGTTCTAAAAGAAGTCCTTGATACTGTTGATGTCCAAAATCCTCAGGTTCGCCAAGGATCTTTCATAATGAAACTAGAATTTCACACTccaagaatattataatttgcGCATTATCTCGACTCATATTAGATACATCGATATGTCTcgcctcaatttttttttgattatCGGTTTGAGTAGACAACAAGAAAGGAGGTTGAGAGGTTAAAGCTAGTGCTTCAGATAATGATAAAAACTGCATAGTAACtacttttttagtaaaataaataatatccaAATATCGCAAACTTCAAGATtttacagaaaaataaaaattatgaggCATTAGCTGTCAACTGGAAGAAATTGACAAATGACTATGACGCTCTcttgatacttttttttatcttgtCTTGTGAACCAAAAGACCTGTGATGTTCTTAGGAAACATGTAAATAATCATAGTACACTTTTTGCTgaatctgaattattttctaggGAGCAAGAGATGAATTCACCCTTGACCTTGTTGAGCAATGTTCATTTCAAAAGCAGAGGGTAATGCATCTTGTGATGGCTTCTCGGTAAGGCTgctttaaatttctttttactACCAAAAGCAAATACAATtggtataaatatattttctttgtataGAAGCAATTAAGGCGATAAATGGCTATTTAATCACTGTTTGAAATACAACAAATGACTAGTGGAGTGGTTAACTGTTCTTAAACTggaatatttttcattaatgtaaatttCTTTAATATTGGTGTATTTGTGCATGCATGCATTTATTCTATGGTTAGTTTTTGgttcaacttttttttcttgGATTTTTGTAGAGACGAGAGGACAGTTTCCCGAGCAATTGAATTGAATGAGCAGCTTCAGAAAGTTCTAGCAAGACACGATGACCTGCTTTCAAGCAAAGTTACAACAACTGCGAATCACTTTGACCATGAAGAAGCAGAGGAGGAGGAAGAACCCGAACAGTTATTCCTAAGGTGCCTTGCTGGTTATTGAATAATCTAAAGTTATTCCCCTTTAATGAACATTTAAACTCGGTATTTGAGTATTCATTCATCTCTGTATGACCAACAATGCCTGATACTTGCAGATTACGCAAAGGAAAAGCTTGTGTAAGGCCTGAAGATGAAGAAACTAAACCTCGGTTTCCTCAATTGGGTTTGCTTGAAGAGAGACTCAACCGTCCGCTAAT
It includes:
- the LOC101515780 gene encoding TOM1-like protein 5; translated protein: MNISYFAITFCSIIQKASNALEVLKEVLDTVDVQNPQGARDEFTLDLVEQCSFQKQRVMHLVMASRDERTVSRAIELNEQLQKVLARHDDLLSSKVTTTANHFDHEEAEEEEEPEQLFLRLRKGKACVRPEDEETKPRFPQLGLLEERLNRPLIRPLSSEPSQEANARPVPVVAPPPSAKHNGELPHVAIPPPPAKHTERERYFQHNKDSATLAGHIRGLSLHSRNGSSSQSGSFDFSD